AACCGATACCAACTAACAACTAACAACTAACAACTAACAACTAACAACTAACAACTAACAACTAACAACTAACAACTAACAACTAACAACTAACAAATTTAACGCTCAGCATTTGATTCTTGAGGGTTTGTTTTAGGCGGTTCTTGTTTGACTAAATTATCAGCAGCTTGTTTAAAGAGAGGATCTATTTTATCTCGCCAATACTGAATGTTGGGTAATTTTTCTGGCTCGTCTTTATAGCCTAAAACTTTATCCCATTGTCCTTCGCCAATCGCTGTATCAATATCTTTAAATAGGGCTTCTGCTTTAGCCCAATCCTTTTGCCATTGAGCGACCATTTCTGTTGTTTCTTGGATAGCAGGAGCGTTAGACGTAACAGATTTTAGTAATGCGATCGCACCCGGTAAATCTCCCGATTCATACTTCTTTCTTGCTTGTTCTAAAATCTTAGGATCGTCAACATACGTACCCTGTAATTTTTTCAGCAAATCTTCTGAAGATGATGGGCTTGGCTTTACATCTGGTTTTGATTTTGCTTTGGGAACAGAACGGACTGTAATGAGATCGTCATCATCCTCTGTTTTAACTGCAGTTCCTTTGTCTCGGAGGCAATCAACCCAGAGTTCATTATTTTTAATGACATCGGAATGCGCCCAACCTGAGGTTTTAGGATCGAGTTTAAGTTGTACCCAACCGCGTTTTGTTCGCAAACCTGTCACTTCAAAATGACTATCTTTTGTAATAGTTTTTATAACGCTATCCGAAAGGTTACTAGGTTCAGACCGAATATTTGAATTTTCTTTAATAACAGCCAAGCAAATTTGTGCTGATTTTGTTGCGTCATTATCAACAAAATTAGAGACAACATTTTGAACGTTTTTCACCACAGTTGGGGTAATCGCAGCAGCGCCACCGGCTAAAAGAGCTAAGATTGATAGCTGTAGTAGGTCTGGTCCGCTAGAACTTTTGGGTGTCGATTTAGGCGCAGCTGCTATTGGTGAACGAGCAACGGGATTTAATGGGGCTACGGCGATCGTTTTCTGTCGGGATTCAGGAGATGAATACT
This genomic interval from Scytonema hofmannii PCC 7110 contains the following:
- a CDS encoding serine/threonine protein kinase — encoded protein: MIGKLLDHRYQVIKVLATGGFGETYIAKDTKRPGSPVCVVKHLKPASSDSKVFDTARRLFHSEAETLEKLGNHDHIPRLLAYFDENQEFYLVQEFVEGHPLSDELHPNRRWSESQTIAMLQEVLGILKFVHGQGVIHRDIKPDNIIRRSSDGKLVLVDFGAVKQLRVSSGYSAHTQLFTVAGNHSATVAIGTPGYMPTEQGQGKPRPNSDLYSLGIIAIQALTGVAPMDLQEDTYTGEILWQHLVPVSNNFEAVLSKMVRYHFKDRYQSASEALQSLQLFAPASSAPVEYVNNSTSSQAIKYSSPESRQKTIAVAPLNPVARSPIAAAPKSTPKSSSGPDLLQLSILALLAGGAAAITPTVVKNVQNVVSNFVDNDATKSAQICLAVIKENSNIRSEPSNLSDSVIKTITKDSHFEVTGLRTKRGWVQLKLDPKTSGWAHSDVIKNNELWVDCLRDKGTAVKTEDDDDLITVRSVPKAKSKPDVKPSPSSSEDLLKKLQGTYVDDPKILEQARKKYESGDLPGAIALLKSVTSNAPAIQETTEMVAQWQKDWAKAEALFKDIDTAIGEGQWDKVLGYKDEPEKLPNIQYWRDKIDPLFKQAADNLVKQEPPKTNPQESNAER